The Halococcus saccharolyticus DSM 5350 genome window below encodes:
- a CDS encoding ZIP family metal transporter, which yields MVGTLVQALSYTMLAVVAAMVGGIVAVYRPPGPQMESNVQHFAAGVVIAAVAAELLPDIHDRAPVVVVVGFALGVAAMLGIHRLSKLIEKRDIGGSFAGAASLLITVSIDMLIDGVLIGVTFLTEAATGILIAVALAIEVLFLGVAGVVALPSGVSTLRKLAVPAAFGLLLTAGVTIGVLALDGVTGSPIAVILAFGSAALLYLVTEELLVKAQKVPETPVSTTLFFVGFLSVFLLDMLH from the coding sequence ATGGTCGGGACGCTCGTTCAGGCCCTATCGTACACGATGCTGGCCGTCGTGGCCGCGATGGTCGGGGGCATAGTCGCCGTGTACCGACCTCCAGGGCCGCAGATGGAGAGTAATGTCCAGCATTTCGCAGCTGGCGTCGTCATCGCCGCCGTTGCGGCCGAGCTGTTACCGGACATCCACGACCGAGCGCCGGTCGTAGTCGTCGTCGGGTTCGCTCTCGGGGTTGCGGCGATGCTCGGGATTCATCGGTTGAGCAAGCTCATCGAGAAGCGGGACATCGGCGGGAGCTTCGCGGGCGCTGCGAGCCTGCTCATCACGGTCAGCATCGATATGCTCATCGACGGGGTACTCATCGGCGTCACGTTCCTCACAGAGGCCGCGACGGGCATCCTCATCGCCGTGGCGCTGGCCATCGAGGTGCTCTTTCTGGGCGTCGCTGGCGTCGTCGCGCTGCCCTCCGGTGTCTCCACGCTACGGAAACTCGCGGTTCCAGCGGCATTCGGACTGTTGCTGACGGCGGGCGTAACCATCGGCGTGTTGGCACTGGATGGGGTGACTGGATCTCCCATCGCGGTCATACTCGCGTTCGGGTCGGCGGCCCTACTGTATTTAGTCACCGAGGAACTGCTCGTGAAAGCCCAGAAGGTCCCCGAGACGCCGGTATCGACGACGCTGTTCTTTGTTGGGTTCCTCTCGGTTTTCCTGCTCGACATGCTGCATTAG